The Ornithinimicrobium faecis genome includes a window with the following:
- a CDS encoding nuclear transport factor 2 family protein, translating to MRTPVETVTAWHEAVNAGDIEGAIACCHPEVAVGGPRGTGHGHDLMRGWLTRSGIRLEPQHELAESDPGVLLVEELAHWTADNVPFPAPTEPTPTWCVFRVEYDCLVSVERYEERPEGLSSTD from the coding sequence ATGCGCACACCCGTGGAGACGGTGACGGCCTGGCACGAGGCCGTCAATGCAGGGGACATCGAGGGGGCGATCGCCTGCTGCCACCCGGAGGTGGCTGTTGGCGGTCCGCGGGGCACAGGTCATGGTCACGACCTGATGCGGGGCTGGCTGACCCGCTCCGGGATCCGGCTGGAGCCTCAGCACGAACTCGCCGAGTCCGATCCGGGCGTGCTGCTGGTCGAGGAGCTGGCCCACTGGACCGCTGACAACGTGCCCTTCCCGGCACCCACGGAGCCGACGCCGACGTGGTGCGTCTTTCGGGTCGAGTATGACTGTCTGGTGTCGGTCGAGCGCTACGAGGAGCGACCCGAGGGTCTGAGCAGCACGGATTAA
- the rarD gene encoding EamA family transporter RarD, translating into MNTPASDTAEVWRGTAYGALAYLLWGVLPLYFALLIPATPWEVLGHRVLWSLLICGALLALAGQLRWAIDMFRDRRLLLTMTAAGALIAINWTVYTVAVMSGHVTEAALGYFLNPLVTVAMGVLLLRERLRPAQWVAVGAGLVAGVYLTINYGTLPWISLTLAFSFATYGLIKKHIGSSLSAVQSLTGETVVMAPLAVGIIIWLGVTDQQTFVGEGAGHTTLLVLTGVITAVPLLLFAAAAHRVPLVTIGLLQFIAPVLQLLGGVLVLGEVMPTSRWVGFGLVWVALIILSVDSVVSSGRSRRLARAAEGAAV; encoded by the coding sequence GTGAACACGCCGGCCTCGGACACCGCCGAGGTCTGGCGCGGGACGGCATACGGAGCCCTGGCCTATCTGTTGTGGGGCGTCCTCCCGCTCTATTTCGCCCTCCTCATCCCCGCGACCCCGTGGGAGGTGCTGGGGCACCGGGTGCTGTGGTCGCTGCTCATCTGCGGCGCCCTGCTCGCACTGGCCGGGCAACTGCGCTGGGCGATCGACATGTTCCGGGACCGCCGGCTGCTGCTGACGATGACCGCAGCCGGGGCGCTGATCGCGATCAACTGGACGGTCTACACCGTGGCTGTCATGTCCGGGCACGTCACGGAGGCAGCCCTCGGCTATTTCCTGAACCCGCTGGTGACCGTGGCCATGGGGGTGCTGCTGCTGCGCGAGCGGCTGCGGCCCGCTCAGTGGGTCGCGGTGGGTGCCGGTCTGGTGGCCGGTGTCTATCTGACCATCAACTACGGCACCCTGCCCTGGATCTCGTTGACCCTGGCGTTCAGCTTCGCGACCTATGGCCTGATCAAGAAGCACATTGGCTCCTCGCTGTCGGCCGTGCAGTCCCTCACGGGCGAGACCGTGGTGATGGCGCCGCTGGCCGTCGGCATCATCATCTGGCTGGGGGTCACCGACCAGCAGACCTTCGTCGGCGAGGGTGCGGGCCACACCACCCTGCTGGTGCTCACCGGCGTCATCACCGCCGTGCCCCTGCTGCTCTTTGCGGCTGCCGCGCACCGGGTCCCGCTGGTCACGATCGGGCTGCTGCAGTTCATCGCACCGGTCCTGCAGCTCCTCGGCGGCGTGCTCGTGCTGGGCGAGGTGATGCCGACCTCCCGGTGGGTCGGCTTCGGCCTCGTCTGGGTGGCCCTGATCATCCTGTCCGTCGACTCGGTCGTCTCGAGCGGCCGCTCCCGTCGACTCGCCCGGGCCGCCGAGGGCGCCGCAGTCTGA
- a CDS encoding 2-oxoacid:ferredoxin oxidoreductase subunit beta, translating into MTTALPMPGTHGVPRVDEDAPQQTKKDFTSDQEVRWCPGCGDYAVLAAVQGFLPDLELRRENIVFISGIGCSSRFPYYLDTYGMHSIHGRAPAIATGLATSREDLSVWVITGDGDALSIGGNHLIHAMRRNVNLTILLFNNKIYGLTKGQYSPTSDVGSVTKSTPVGSVDRPFNPVSLALGAEATFVARTMDSDRKHLTTVLKAAAEHRGTSLVEIYQNCPIFNDGAFQLLKDRDQKEARVLNLTHGEPVRSGAEHVVVRDNDGTLSVAPEADADPNSVLVHDAEADDPSAAFALSRLDDGSMTHLPMGIFRSVNKPTYDDQVRAQVDGARSSAGGPAADEDLAALLRGGDTWTVG; encoded by the coding sequence ATGACCACCGCCCTGCCCATGCCGGGGACCCACGGGGTCCCGCGGGTGGATGAGGATGCCCCCCAGCAGACCAAGAAGGACTTCACCTCCGACCAGGAGGTGCGCTGGTGCCCGGGCTGCGGCGACTATGCCGTCCTCGCGGCCGTCCAGGGGTTCCTGCCCGACCTCGAGCTGCGCCGCGAGAACATCGTCTTCATCTCCGGCATCGGCTGCTCCTCACGCTTTCCCTACTATCTCGACACCTATGGCATGCACTCCATCCATGGCCGGGCCCCGGCGATCGCGACCGGTCTGGCCACCAGCCGGGAGGACCTGTCCGTGTGGGTCATCACCGGCGACGGTGACGCGCTGAGCATCGGCGGCAACCACCTGATCCATGCGATGCGCCGCAACGTCAACTTGACGATCCTGCTGTTCAACAACAAGATCTACGGCCTGACCAAGGGGCAGTACTCCCCCACCTCGGACGTCGGCTCGGTCACCAAGTCGACCCCGGTCGGATCGGTGGACCGCCCCTTCAACCCGGTCTCGCTGGCGCTCGGCGCCGAGGCCACCTTCGTGGCGCGCACGATGGACTCCGACCGCAAGCACCTGACGACGGTCCTCAAGGCCGCAGCCGAGCACCGGGGCACCTCCCTGGTGGAGATCTATCAGAACTGCCCGATCTTCAACGACGGCGCCTTCCAGCTGCTCAAGGACCGCGACCAGAAGGAGGCGCGGGTCCTGAACCTGACGCACGGCGAGCCGGTGCGCTCCGGTGCCGAGCACGTCGTGGTGCGAGACAACGACGGGACACTGTCGGTCGCCCCCGAGGCCGACGCTGACCCCAACTCGGTCCTCGTGCACGACGCGGAGGCGGACGACCCCTCGGCCGCCTTCGCCCTCTCCCGGCTGGACGACGGCTCGATGACGCACCTGCCGATGGGCATCTTCCGCTCCGTGAACAAGCCGACCTACGACGACCAGGTCCGCGCCCAGGTGGACGGCGCACGCTCGAGCGCCGGCGGCCCCGCCGCCGACGAGGACCTGGCCGCGCTGCTGCGCGGTGGAGACACCTGGACCGTGGGGTGA
- a CDS encoding 2-oxoacid:acceptor oxidoreductase subunit alpha gives MSSKPLQRLDRVVIRFAGDSGDGMQLTGDRFTSETAALGNDLSTLPNFPAEIRAPAGTLPGVSSFQLHFADHDVLTPGDQPDVLVAMNPAALMANLPDLPRGSTIIVNTDEFSKRNLAKVGYAASPVEDGSLESWHVHEIALTSITVEALAQFDLTRKEKERAKNMLALGLLSWMYSRPLEGTEAFLRAKFAKAPEILEANLTALRAGFNYGETTEDFAVRFEVAPAVMPPGTYRTITGNSAMALGLVTAAQRSGLPMVLGSYPITPASDILHTLSGMKRYDVTTLQAEDEIAAVGMALGASFGGALGITSTSGPGLALKAETIGLGVSTELPLIILDIQRGGPSTGLPTKTEQSDLLQAIHGRNGESPVAVIAPQSPSDCFDIAMEAVRIATTYRTPVIVLSDGYLANGSEPWQVPSVEDLPDLEVEFATGPNDTDADGKAVFHPFLRDPKTLARPWAVPGTAGLEHRIGGIEKADVTGHISYDPDNHDKMTRLRQAKIDGIADTIADLEVDDPSGQARVLVLGWGSTYGPIAAATRLVRATGASVARAHLRHLNPFPRNLGDVLRAYDRVIVPEMNLGQLALLLRGTYLVDVQSHTAVRGLPFPAADLAEVIHTALAQPTEGAQK, from the coding sequence ATGAGCAGCAAGCCCCTGCAACGGTTGGACCGTGTGGTGATCCGGTTCGCCGGCGACTCGGGTGACGGGATGCAACTAACCGGAGACCGCTTCACCTCCGAGACTGCGGCCCTGGGCAACGACCTGTCCACCCTGCCCAACTTCCCGGCCGAGATCCGCGCCCCCGCGGGCACTCTGCCCGGCGTCTCCAGCTTCCAGCTGCACTTCGCCGACCACGATGTGCTCACGCCCGGCGACCAGCCGGACGTCCTCGTGGCGATGAACCCAGCGGCGCTGATGGCCAATCTGCCGGATCTGCCACGAGGCAGCACGATCATCGTCAACACCGACGAGTTCTCCAAGCGCAACCTGGCCAAGGTCGGCTATGCCGCCAGCCCGGTCGAGGACGGCAGCCTGGAGTCCTGGCACGTGCACGAGATCGCACTGACCTCGATCACGGTGGAGGCGCTCGCGCAGTTTGACCTAACCCGCAAGGAGAAGGAGCGGGCCAAGAACATGCTCGCCCTCGGGCTGCTGTCGTGGATGTACTCCCGTCCGCTGGAGGGCACCGAGGCCTTCCTGCGCGCCAAGTTCGCCAAGGCTCCGGAGATCCTCGAGGCTAACCTGACGGCCCTGCGCGCCGGCTTCAACTACGGCGAGACCACCGAGGACTTCGCGGTGCGTTTCGAGGTGGCTCCGGCTGTCATGCCGCCGGGCACCTACCGCACCATCACCGGCAACTCGGCGATGGCCCTGGGCCTGGTGACGGCGGCGCAGCGCTCGGGGCTGCCGATGGTCCTGGGCAGCTATCCGATCACCCCGGCCTCCGACATCCTGCACACGCTGTCCGGCATGAAGCGCTATGACGTGACCACCCTGCAGGCCGAGGACGAGATCGCGGCGGTGGGGATGGCGCTGGGCGCGAGTTTCGGTGGTGCACTGGGGATCACGTCAACATCCGGCCCGGGTCTGGCACTCAAGGCCGAGACCATCGGCCTCGGGGTCTCCACCGAGCTTCCCCTGATCATCCTGGACATCCAGCGCGGCGGGCCGAGCACCGGTCTGCCGACCAAGACCGAGCAGTCCGACCTGCTCCAGGCCATCCACGGCCGCAACGGGGAGTCCCCGGTCGCGGTGATCGCCCCGCAGTCGCCCTCGGACTGCTTCGACATCGCGATGGAGGCGGTGCGCATCGCGACGACCTACCGCACCCCGGTCATCGTGCTCTCCGACGGCTATCTGGCCAACGGCTCGGAGCCCTGGCAGGTGCCGTCCGTGGAGGACCTGCCCGACCTGGAGGTGGAGTTCGCCACCGGCCCCAACGACACAGACGCCGACGGCAAGGCCGTCTTCCACCCCTTCCTGCGTGACCCGAAGACGCTGGCCCGCCCCTGGGCCGTGCCGGGCACGGCCGGCCTGGAGCACCGCATCGGAGGCATCGAGAAGGCCGACGTCACCGGTCATATCTCCTACGACCCGGACAACCACGACAAGATGACGCGCCTGCGCCAGGCCAAGATCGACGGCATCGCTGACACCATCGCAGACCTGGAGGTCGACGACCCGTCGGGACAGGCCCGCGTCCTGGTGCTCGGGTGGGGCTCGACCTACGGTCCGATCGCGGCGGCCACCCGACTGGTCCGCGCCACCGGAGCCTCGGTGGCACGTGCGCACCTGCGTCACCTCAACCCGTTCCCCCGCAACCTCGGTGACGTGCTGCGGGCCTACGACCGGGTGATCGTGCCGGAGATGAACCTCGGCCAGCTGGCCCTGCTGCTGCGCGGGACCTATCTGGTGGACGTCCAGTCACACACCGCGGTGCGCGGGTTGCCGTTCCCGGCGGCCGACCTTGCAGAGGTCATCCACACGGCCCTCGCGCAGCCCACGGAAGGAGCGCAGAAATGA
- a CDS encoding serine hydrolase: protein MRGTVAIACAAVLLTAGCSTGGDPSEEAGVGEVTQTASGSGPDASQESLPVTTAPDDGAGATSTAAPAPPTDLGALDGPLREASQWVLDQLAPGATGPSAEEAEARFASDFLDQVPADQLELVFATFREGAPLTLTGVEDVQEHPDGSAGTVLTLSGDDPIRLSIRVDADGLISGLLLQPGTPSDLPEVSSWDGLDGQFAALGGTNQVFVGEVADGACETVHQTSDQPEPAPSGSVFKLIVLSAVVEAIGAGELTWDEDLTIVPELKSLPTGELQDRADGSTVPVREAAGLMISISDNTATDLLMDAVGPERLQAAVERVSDDPDRLTPLLSTRQLFQLGWNAPEVREQWAQADVSEREQLVQELPEDLSALQGNPFAVNEVLWPEGVGWFLTGEEICTAHAVLQDQADTEAGQPVRDILSANPGLPVPEGATYQGFKGGSVPGVLAYSFYVEDGEEGAGTVLSVQISHERAIMANSFTELTQSALGLLVTP, encoded by the coding sequence ATGAGGGGAACAGTTGCGATCGCCTGTGCCGCTGTGCTGCTGACGGCGGGGTGCAGCACCGGGGGCGACCCCAGCGAGGAGGCCGGCGTCGGCGAGGTGACGCAGACCGCGTCAGGGAGCGGACCGGACGCGTCGCAGGAGAGCCTCCCGGTCACGACGGCTCCCGACGACGGTGCAGGCGCGACGTCGACGGCGGCTCCGGCTCCACCGACGGACCTGGGGGCACTGGACGGCCCACTGAGGGAGGCGAGCCAGTGGGTGCTGGACCAGCTGGCACCTGGCGCCACCGGGCCCAGCGCCGAGGAGGCTGAGGCGCGTTTTGCGTCCGACTTTCTCGACCAGGTGCCGGCCGACCAACTTGAGCTGGTGTTCGCGACCTTCCGCGAGGGGGCGCCGCTGACGTTGACCGGGGTCGAGGACGTGCAGGAGCACCCGGACGGGTCCGCGGGCACCGTGTTGACGCTCTCCGGTGACGACCCGATCCGGCTGTCGATCAGGGTCGACGCGGACGGCCTGATCTCCGGTCTCCTGCTGCAACCAGGCACCCCGTCCGACCTCCCCGAGGTCAGCTCGTGGGACGGGCTGGACGGACAGTTCGCGGCCCTGGGCGGCACCAACCAGGTGTTTGTCGGTGAGGTCGCCGACGGTGCCTGCGAGACCGTCCACCAGACCAGCGACCAGCCTGAGCCAGCCCCGTCGGGGTCGGTCTTCAAACTCATCGTGCTCTCCGCCGTGGTCGAGGCCATCGGCGCCGGAGAGCTCACGTGGGACGAGGACCTCACGATCGTCCCGGAGCTGAAGAGCCTGCCCACCGGCGAGCTGCAGGACCGAGCCGACGGATCCACCGTCCCGGTGCGTGAGGCCGCCGGCCTGATGATCTCGATCAGCGACAACACCGCCACCGACCTGCTGATGGACGCCGTCGGACCGGAGCGGCTGCAGGCAGCCGTGGAGCGGGTCAGTGACGACCCGGACCGGCTGACGCCGCTGCTCAGCACCCGCCAGCTCTTCCAGCTCGGGTGGAATGCCCCCGAGGTGCGGGAGCAGTGGGCGCAGGCCGACGTCAGCGAGCGCGAGCAGCTGGTGCAGGAGTTGCCCGAGGACCTGAGTGCCCTGCAGGGCAACCCGTTCGCCGTCAATGAGGTCCTCTGGCCAGAGGGTGTCGGCTGGTTCCTCACCGGCGAGGAGATCTGCACGGCCCACGCCGTCCTGCAGGACCAGGCCGACACGGAGGCGGGTCAGCCGGTGCGCGACATCCTGAGCGCCAACCCCGGCCTGCCCGTGCCCGAGGGCGCCACCTACCAGGGGTTCAAGGGTGGCTCCGTGCCCGGCGTGCTGGCCTACAGCTTCTATGTGGAAGACGGCGAGGAGGGCGCTGGCACGGTGCTGAGCGTTCAGATCTCCCACGAGCGGGCCATCATGGCCAACAGTTTCACCGAGCTCACCCAATCGGCGCTGGGGCTGCTGGTCACGCCGTGA
- a CDS encoding AAA family ATPase, with the protein MIRTIAVQGYRSVRDLTLELDGLDVVTGANGAGKSNLYRALRLLAGCADGSVVGAIARDGGLASLLWAGMERPTKSVLSGDSPAQGTVRKGPVGLRLGYASDELGYLVDLGIPPPGHSPFVNDPELKREQIFHGAVARPGSLLVDRRGASVRVRDDTWRTLDWQVLPHQSVLAEAAGVENAPEIVSVRDSIRSWRFYDHFRTDPEAPARQPCVGTVSPVLDADGANLPAALATIEFQGDGEGVGRAVQDAFPGSSLTLDTLDDGRVRVLLRQPGLLRPLDLGEVSDGTLRYLLLVAALKTTRPPGLMVLNEPETSLHRDLIPALAGLIAEVAATTQVIVVTHAPDLIAELIRRGACRHELVKDAGGTSVEGSGGLLDGARWSWPTR; encoded by the coding sequence ATGATCCGCACGATCGCCGTCCAGGGGTATCGCTCGGTCCGGGACCTGACCCTCGAGCTCGACGGACTCGATGTGGTGACCGGCGCCAACGGGGCCGGCAAGTCCAATCTCTATCGCGCCCTGAGACTGTTGGCCGGTTGCGCGGACGGATCCGTCGTCGGTGCCATCGCCCGCGACGGCGGACTCGCGTCCCTGTTGTGGGCCGGCATGGAGCGACCGACCAAGAGCGTCCTGTCCGGCGACTCGCCGGCCCAGGGGACCGTGCGCAAGGGGCCCGTTGGTCTCCGACTGGGTTATGCGAGTGACGAGCTGGGTTATCTGGTCGACCTCGGGATCCCGCCACCTGGCCACAGTCCGTTCGTGAATGACCCCGAGCTCAAGCGTGAGCAGATCTTCCATGGCGCCGTCGCTCGGCCCGGCAGCCTGTTGGTCGATCGACGCGGGGCGAGCGTCCGGGTCCGGGATGACACCTGGCGCACCCTGGACTGGCAGGTGCTGCCGCACCAGTCCGTGCTCGCGGAGGCGGCCGGCGTGGAGAACGCACCAGAGATCGTGTCAGTCCGGGACAGCATCCGGTCCTGGCGCTTCTATGACCACTTCAGGACCGACCCGGAGGCCCCAGCCCGCCAGCCGTGCGTCGGCACCGTCTCGCCCGTGCTGGACGCAGACGGTGCCAACCTGCCTGCAGCCCTGGCCACCATCGAGTTCCAGGGTGATGGCGAGGGGGTGGGCCGCGCGGTGCAGGATGCCTTCCCGGGGTCGTCGCTGACCCTCGACACCCTTGACGACGGCCGGGTCAGGGTGCTGTTGCGCCAGCCCGGGCTCCTCCGTCCGCTCGACCTCGGGGAGGTCTCGGACGGGACCTTGCGTTATCTGTTGCTCGTGGCGGCGCTGAAGACCACGCGGCCGCCCGGGTTGATGGTGCTCAACGAGCCGGAGACCAGCCTGCACCGTGACCTGATCCCCGCGCTCGCGGGACTGATCGCCGAGGTGGCGGCGACCACACAGGTGATCGTGGTGACCCACGCGCCGGACCTGATCGCTGAGCTCATCCGCCGCGGAGCCTGTCGTCACGAGTTGGTCAAGGATGCCGGTGGCACGTCCGTGGAGGGGTCAGGTGGCCTGCTGGACGGAGCCCGCTGGTCCTGGCCCACGCGCTGA
- a CDS encoding SGNH/GDSL hydrolase family protein encodes MGLVIILVNILLVAVLVMATSSRSVTDLFKPDDAAPTSQGPQPDSVDDTASRTATPTLMPPPTADMNTATSDGPDLSERFEDGEDLTIVVLGDQTGTDPADWVRAWAELLATERTVEYLTPTASDPTEYGDPTLLGEGESSVSIFNASLVGGTPDYAAERIGAYVPSGTDVVLINFGRSNTDEDLESDLDELWSALQDTTGAEAYAVVQPPRQDGADQLIDLTREWAQDSDVPVIDIAEVFEDEDLTELTVSTRDPLSVNLAGAARWAQIVQVETFGVELAPVEPTTPPEILQPTLPTATQPTEEPTGEAPPVDPPPYTPPPDDPPPYTPPPDDPPPYTPPPYTPPPPPPPPPTTPPPTTDPEPTTPPPTTPPPTTPPPTTDPEPTEPDPTGFDPEPTGFDPDPTGPTDPFDPDDPLPPSMPHAILELLARL; translated from the coding sequence TTGGGGCTGGTGATCATCCTGGTCAACATTTTGTTGGTGGCAGTGCTGGTCATGGCGACCTCCAGCCGCAGCGTGACTGACCTGTTCAAACCCGACGACGCGGCTCCCACCAGCCAGGGTCCTCAGCCGGACTCCGTCGACGACACGGCCTCCCGCACGGCCACCCCCACGCTGATGCCGCCGCCCACCGCGGACATGAACACGGCGACCAGTGATGGCCCCGACCTGAGCGAGCGGTTCGAGGACGGGGAGGATCTGACCATTGTCGTGCTCGGCGACCAGACCGGCACCGACCCCGCCGACTGGGTGCGGGCCTGGGCAGAGTTGCTGGCCACCGAGCGCACCGTCGAATACCTCACCCCGACTGCTTCCGACCCGACGGAATACGGCGACCCGACCCTCCTGGGCGAGGGTGAGTCCTCGGTCAGCATCTTCAACGCGAGCCTGGTCGGTGGCACCCCCGACTACGCCGCCGAGCGCATCGGCGCCTATGTGCCGTCGGGCACCGACGTCGTGCTCATCAACTTCGGCCGGTCAAACACCGACGAGGATCTGGAGAGTGACCTCGACGAGTTGTGGTCTGCGCTGCAGGACACGACTGGCGCCGAGGCCTACGCCGTGGTGCAACCCCCTCGTCAGGACGGTGCCGATCAGTTGATCGACCTGACCCGGGAGTGGGCGCAGGACTCCGATGTGCCAGTCATCGACATCGCGGAGGTCTTCGAGGATGAGGACCTCACCGAGCTGACGGTGTCGACCCGGGACCCACTCTCGGTCAACCTGGCGGGCGCTGCCCGCTGGGCACAGATCGTGCAGGTGGAGACGTTCGGTGTCGAGCTGGCACCGGTCGAGCCGACCACACCCCCGGAGATCCTGCAGCCGACCCTGCCGACCGCGACCCAGCCGACCGAGGAGCCGACCGGTGAGGCACCGCCGGTCGACCCGCCGCCCTACACTCCCCCGCCGGACGACCCGCCGCCCTACACTCCTCCGCCGGATGACCCGCCTCCCTACACCCCCCCGCCCTACACGCCGCCACCTCCGCCGCCGCCACCTCCGACGACCCCGCCGCCCACGACCGACCCGGAGCCGACGACCCCGCCTCCGACAACCCCGCCTCCGACGACCCCGCCGCCCACCACCGACCCGGAGCCGACCGAACCGGACCCGACTGGCTTCGACCCGGAACCGACCGGCTTTGACCCGGACCCGACCGGGCCCACGGACCCGTTCGACCCGGATGATCCGCTGCCCCCGAGCATGCCGCACGCGATCCTGGAGTTGCTGGCCAGATTGTGA
- a CDS encoding ABC transporter ATP-binding protein: MPSSSKGHPTVVVDRVSRTFKVPSLEKLKDLGPVPRALARFGWRPMVKLEALKQVSFTAHSGESIGVIGINGSGKSTLLRLIAGLDVPTRGAVKATAQPILLGVNAALQPELSGLANARLGLLAMGFFREDLEDAIDLVISQANLGPAIHRPMKTYSAGMGSRLRFAIAAASQPEILLIDEALATGDETSRNRAEERMDQIREQAGTVFLVTHSGQTVEQTCTRAIWLHHGELVQDGPAKETATMYRWWAWNVANGKHDVAEKILRQESAKGAAMAEALAKATKADKAAKSGKAGKSGKPKKAGTSGPSEKPQRDASPKSERPRQGDGDETTP, from the coding sequence ATGCCCAGCAGCAGTAAGGGCCATCCGACCGTCGTCGTCGACCGGGTCAGCCGCACCTTCAAGGTGCCGAGCCTGGAGAAGCTCAAGGATCTCGGACCTGTGCCGCGTGCCCTGGCCCGCTTCGGGTGGCGCCCCATGGTCAAACTGGAGGCTCTGAAGCAGGTCTCCTTCACCGCGCACTCCGGCGAGTCCATCGGGGTCATCGGCATCAACGGGTCGGGCAAGAGCACCCTGCTGCGGCTCATCGCCGGCCTCGATGTCCCCACGCGCGGGGCGGTCAAGGCAACAGCACAGCCGATCCTGCTCGGTGTCAATGCTGCGCTGCAGCCCGAGCTCTCCGGTCTGGCCAACGCCCGGCTCGGCCTGCTGGCCATGGGTTTCTTCCGCGAGGACCTCGAGGACGCCATCGACTTGGTGATCTCCCAGGCCAACCTGGGGCCGGCGATCCACCGCCCGATGAAAACCTACTCCGCCGGCATGGGCTCACGCCTGCGCTTCGCCATTGCCGCAGCGAGCCAGCCGGAGATCCTGTTGATCGACGAGGCCCTGGCCACCGGCGACGAGACGTCCCGCAACCGTGCCGAGGAGCGCATGGACCAGATCCGGGAGCAGGCTGGCACCGTCTTCCTCGTCACCCACTCCGGGCAGACCGTGGAGCAGACCTGCACCCGGGCCATCTGGCTGCACCACGGTGAGCTCGTCCAGGACGGGCCAGCCAAGGAGACCGCCACCATGTATCGGTGGTGGGCCTGGAACGTCGCGAACGGCAAGCACGACGTGGCGGAGAAGATCCTGCGCCAGGAGAGCGCCAAGGGCGCCGCGATGGCCGAGGCCCTGGCCAAGGCGACGAAGGCCGACAAGGCGGCCAAGAGTGGCAAGGCCGGCAAGAGCGGCAAGCCCAAGAAGGCTGGCACGTCCGGGCCGAGCGAGAAGCCGCAGCGCGACGCGTCCCCGAAATCAGAGCGGCCCCGGCAGGGCGACGGGGACGAAACCACGCCCTAA
- a CDS encoding ABC transporter permease, producing the protein MDGPRDGSGAGAGFDPDVSVATVAPKLRTIGRRPPLGIYLHDLWQRRHFIYADSRARAFSGNRDYLLGNLWLIGKPILDGLTYYIIFALILKVDRGMDNFVGFLLIGIFMFTFTTRATNSSVSAMISSRNLLQSFSFPRASIPLAVLTREILSMAPVLATMFLLLIVLAPNDHPVEPGWTWVLFPVVFLLQALFNAGVVLYCARLGSALPDLKFFLGFLTRLWFYGSGVIFPITRFVQHEFWLAVLQANPMYLVLEMSRDILLSNTVPDARSWMILGAWAVVTPLMAFLYFWQGEESYAQQQ; encoded by the coding sequence ATGGACGGTCCCAGAGACGGCTCCGGGGCCGGAGCAGGGTTCGACCCAGACGTCTCGGTCGCGACCGTCGCCCCGAAGTTGCGCACCATCGGCCGACGACCGCCGCTCGGCATCTACCTGCATGACCTCTGGCAGCGTCGGCACTTCATCTATGCCGACTCGCGAGCACGTGCCTTTTCCGGCAACCGCGACTATCTCCTGGGCAACCTGTGGCTGATCGGCAAGCCGATCCTGGACGGCCTGACCTACTACATCATTTTTGCCCTGATCCTCAAGGTTGATCGCGGCATGGACAACTTCGTGGGCTTCCTGCTCATCGGCATCTTCATGTTCACGTTCACGACGCGAGCCACGAACTCATCGGTCTCCGCAATGATCTCCAGTCGCAACCTGCTGCAGTCGTTCTCGTTCCCGCGGGCGTCCATCCCGCTGGCCGTACTCACTCGCGAGATCCTCTCCATGGCCCCGGTCCTGGCCACGATGTTCCTCCTCCTCATCGTCCTGGCCCCCAACGACCATCCCGTGGAGCCCGGCTGGACCTGGGTGCTCTTCCCCGTCGTCTTCCTGCTCCAGGCCCTGTTCAACGCCGGCGTGGTCCTCTACTGCGCCCGTCTGGGATCGGCCCTGCCGGACCTGAAGTTCTTCCTCGGCTTCCTGACCAGGCTCTGGTTCTATGGCTCGGGCGTCATCTTCCCGATCACGCGGTTCGTCCAGCACGAGTTCTGGCTCGCGGTCCTGCAGGCCAACCCGATGTATCTCGTCCTGGAGATGTCCCGCGACATCCTGCTCTCCAACACCGTTCCGGATGCGCGCAGCTGGATGATCCTGGGGGCCTGGGCGGTCGTCACCCCCCTGATGGCCTTCCTCTATTTCTGGCAGGGGGAGGAGAGTTATGCCCAGCAGCAGTAA